A segment of the Candidatus Brevundimonas phytovorans genome:
TGCTGCTGGGCACCCTCTATCCGCTGATCCTCGAGGGGATTTCGGGGGCGACCATTTCGGTGGGGCCGCCCTATTTCGCCGCGACCTTCGTGCCCCTGCTGCTGGTGGCCTGTCTGATCCTGCCCGCCGGGCCTCTGCTGGCGTGGAAGCGCGGCGACCTGAAGGGGGCCTTGCAGCGGCTGTGGCTGGCGGCGGGTCTGGCGGTCGTGGCGGCCTTTGCGGCCTTTATGCTGTTCGAGCCCAAGAAGGCGCTGGCGGCGGCGGGACTGGGCGTGGGGGCCTGGCTGATTTTGGGCGCGCTGGCCGAGGTGGCGACGCGGACCAAGGCGTTTCGCGCGCCGCTGGCTGAGACCCTGCGTCGCGCTAAGGGGCTGCCGCTGGGGGCCTGGGGCATGACCCTGGCCCATGCGGGGCTGGGCGTCTTCATCCTGGGGGCCGTGGTCGAGACCAGCTTCAAGGCCGAGGCGGCCGCCGCTGTGCCTCTGGGCGGCGTGGTCTCGTCGGGGCCGTGGAAGGTGAGGCTGGACGCGGTCGAGGTGATCGAGGGCCCCAACTATCTGGCCGAGCAGGGACGTTTCACCGTGGCGCCGGTCGAGGGCGGGGCGGTCGAGCGCACCGTCACCGCCGAGCGCCGCTTCTTCCCGGCGGGCGGGCAGACGACGACCGAGGTCGGTCTCGACTTCCGCGGGCTGGACGACGTCTATGTGGTCATGGGCGAGCGGGCGGCGACCGAGAACAATGCGCAGGCCTGGACGGTGCGGGTCTATTACAATCCGTGGGCGCGGCTGATCTTCCTCGGCCCGGCGATCATGGCCCTGGGCGGGATGCTGTCCTTGCTGGACCGACGGCTGCGCGTCGGGGCGAGCTCACGCAAGAAGACTGCGGAGGTTAAAGCGTGAGGCGGCTGGCGTCCCTGACGGCGGCGCTGGCTCTCGCGGCGGGCGCGGCGATGGCGGAGCCGCCCCCGGCGCCGGACCGGCCTCTGCCGGATGCGGCCCAGGAGGCGCGGGCGCGGGCCCTGTTCGGCGACATCCGCTGCGTCGTCTGCCAGCACGAATCCATCGCCGACAGCCCGGCGGGGATCGCGGCCGATATGCGCCGTCTGGTCCGCGAGGAGATCGCGTCGGGCAAGAGCGATCAGGCGGTGCGTCAGGATCTGGTGCGGCGTTATGGCGACTACATCCTGTTCCAGCCGCCGGTGCGGGCGGGGACCTGGCTGCTGTGGTTCGGGCCGTTCGCCCTGGTGCTGGGCGCAGGGGCGGTCTTCGTCTGGCGGGCGCGTCGGCGTCGGGTCGAGGTTCAGCCTCTGACGGCGGACGAGGAACGGGCGTTGGCGGCGCTGACAGACCAGCCTGGCGACGCCGAGCGCTGAGTTCGGTCCCGTCTCATTTCCCGCTCATCCCGGCGGACGCCGGGATCCAGTCCTTTGGGGACAGGCTGAACATCAACTCCGGTGCGCGCGGTTCTCACTGGATCCCGGCGTCCGCCGGGATGAGCGGGGAGGGGCGTCTCTCCAAAATGACAGGCTTCGCCGCGATCCTGACGCACCTGCGCCTCACGGCGAACGCGGATCAGGGACAACCATCGCGAGGGCGTGCATTGGCTTAGGCTGAAACCCCCTATATCCATGGGCGAACGGAGCTTTTGGAGCTCCAGTTTTCAGGACTGCAAGGACGACGATGCTGAAACGCAAGGAGTTCATTCTGGGGGCGGCCGTCGGCCTGTCCTTCGCCGCTGTCGCGACGGCGGGCGGGGTCATCACCTGGCCCGGCGCCCATGCGGCGCCCGCCGCCGCTCAGGCCGGACGGCTGGTTCCCTCGGCCGGAGCTGCGGGCTTGGCCTTTGCGCCGCCGCAGGGCGCGCCGCTCAGCTTCGCCGACATCTTCCAGCAGGTGGCGCCCGCCGTGGTGCAGATCGACGTCAAGACGCGGGTCCAGCGTCCGGCTGGCGTGTTGCAGATCCCCGGCTTCGGCGCCGTGCCCATCCCTGGGGCGCCGCGCGGCGGCGGTTCGGGCGAGGGCGAGGACGACAACTCGACCACGGCGCTCGGCGCCGGTTCAGGCTTCCTGATCTCGGCCGACGGCTTCATCGTCACCAACAACCATGTCGTTGAGAACGCCGAGGAGATCAAGGTCAGGCTGAGCGACGGTCGCGAGCTGACCGCGCGCCTGATCGGGCGCGACCCCCTGACCGATCTGGCGGTGATCAAGGTCGAGGGCTCGACCTTCCCCTTCGTCTCGTTCGAGGACAAGGCCGAGCCGCGCGTCGGCGACTGGGTCATTGCGGTGGGCAACCCCTTCGGTCTGGGCGGCACCGCCACGGCGGGCATCGTCTCGGCCAAGGCGCGCGACATCGGCGGCAACGAGAACCCCTATACCGACTTCATCCAGATCGACGCGGCCATCAACCGGGGCAACTCGGGCGGGCCGACCTTTGACATCTATGGCCGGGTCATCGGCGTGAACACGGCCATCTTCTCGCCCACGGGCGGGTCGGTGGGCATCGGCTTCGCCATTCCGGCAGGCATCGCCAAGGAGACGACGGATCGTCTGATGCGCGGCGAGAAGATCGAGCGCGGCTATCTGGGCGTGACGATCGGCAATCTGACCAACGAATACCGTGAAAGCCTGGGCCTGCCCGAGGGCACCAAGGGCGCCTACATCACCGATGTGACCCCCGGCGCGCCGGGCGAACAGGGCGGTCTGCAGGCGGGCGACGTGGTGGTCAGCCTGAACGGACGCCCCATCGAGGGCAGCAATGAGCTGACGCGCGCCGTGGGCGCGGTGAAGCCGGGCGAGACCCTGAGGCTGGAACTGCTGCGCGAGGGCCGTCGCCAGACGATCACCGTGCGCGCGGGCGCTCGCCCCGCCAATCTCGGCGCGGCGGAGGCCGAGGGCGGCGACGAGGCGGCCCCGGACGCCCCCGCCGCCGCCATCGGTGAAAAGGTCGAGGGCCTGACCGTGGCCCCGCTCAACGCCGCCCTGCGCAGCCGCTACGAACTGGCGGACACGGTGCGCGGCGTGGTCGTGACCGCCGTGGAGGCCCGCTCCGAGGCCGGACGCCTGCGCTTCCAACCCGGCATGGTGATCGTGCAGGCCAACGGCCGCAACGTGGCGACCGTCAAGGATCTGCGCGACGCGGTCGAGGCCGCGCGCACGGCGCGGCGTCCTGGCGTCCTGCTGCTGGTGCGGACGTCGGGCGGCAACGCGCCGATCGTCCTGCCCTTCGCCAAGTCTGAATAAGGCGTAACTCACGGGATCGGCGGCGATGCGCTAACATCGCCGCCGAATCTGTATTCAGGAGGGGTCCATGCGTATTCTGGTGGTCGAGGACGACGCCGAGGCGGCGACGGCGATGGTGCGCGGCCTGAGCGAGGCCGGGCACGAGGTCACGCACGCCGTAGACGGCGCCTTCGGCCTGCTGGAATCGCAGAAGGGCGGCTACGACGTCTATGTCGTGGATCGGATGATGCCGCGTCTGGACGGCGTCGGCATGGTCGAGACGGTGAGGAAGGGCGGCGATCAGACGCCGGTCCTGTTCCTGTCGGCGCTCGGCGAAGTCGAGGACCGGGTCACGGGCCTGAAGGCCGGCGCCGACGACTATCTGGTCAAGCCCTATGCCTTCGCCGAACTGATCGCCCGGGTTGAGGCCCTGGCGCGCCGTCGCGAGACGGGCGGGGTGCAGACCGTGCTCAAGGTCGGCGATCTGGAAATGAACCTGATCGCCCGCACCGTGCATCGCGGCGCCGCCGAGATCGACCTGCAGCCGCGCGAGTTCCAGCTGCTGGAGTTCCTGATGCGCCACGCCGGCCAGTCGGTGACGCGCACCATGCTGCTGGAGAAGGTGTGGGAATACCACTTCGACCCGCAGACCAATGTCATCGACGTCCACATCAGCCGCCTGCGCTCCAAGATCGACAAGGGCTTTGATCGGGCCATGCTGCAAACCGTGCGCGGCGCGGGGTACCGGCTGGAGGCTTAGGGCCAGACTTTCTCCCTCCCCTTCATGGGGAGGGTGGTTTTTATCCTCCCCCGTTTACGGGGGAGGGGGACCGCGCGAAGCGGGGTGGAAGGGGCGACCACAGACGCCCCGCTTGGGATTTGATGCATGGGCGGCGCAAAGAGGGCAGAGGACGCGGACGCAGCCGCCCCCTCCACCGCTTTGCGGTCCCCCTCCCCCGTTAACGGGGGAGGATTAGAAGGGTGCGACCACCCGCCCCATGAAGGGGGGGGAGAAAGAGGATGAAACTGCCTTCCCTCTTTCGGCGGACGCCGTTTCGGCTGACGCTGCTGTTTCTGGCGCTGTTCGTGGCGACGGCCAGCGCGGTGCTGGCCTATGTCTATGTGGCCTCGGCGTCGGAGGCGCGGGCGCGCGCCGAGGCGGGGGTGCGGGCCGAGGTCGAGGCCCTGACGGCGGTTTACCGCACGCGCGGCGTGAATGCCCTGAACCAGGCCCTGGTGGACCGGACGCTGCGGGGCGGGTCCTACCTCTATCTGTTGATGGACAAGGACCGGAAGACGATCACCGGCAATATCTCGACCTCGCCGCTGGAGCCGGGGGCGGCGGTGCAGGGGGGGCGCTGGGACGACTTCCGCCTGACCGACACCGACGAGGAAGGCCGCGTCCGCAAGCGTCAGGCCATTGGCGTCGAGATGCCGCTGGCGGGCGGCGAGCAGTTGTTCGTCGGCGAGGACATCGGCGACATCGAAGCCTATCTGGCGCGCCTGACCCAGGCCCTGTGGGGGGCCATGATCATGGTCCTGATCCTCGGCATCGGCGGCGGTCTGGTCATCAGCCGCCGGGTCGAGAAGTCGATGAGCGGGCTGAACCGCGTGGTCATGGCGGTGCAGGAGGGCGACCTGAAGGTGCGCGCCCCCGTCACCCATTCCGGCGACGAACTGGACGAACTGGGCCAGGGGCTGAACACCATGCTGGACCGGCTGGAGGCCTCGATGGCCTCGATCCGTCACGCCGGGGACGCCATCGCCCACGACCTGCGTTCGCCGCTGACGCGGATGCGGGCCAAGCTGGAGGTGGCGCTGATGGACGCCGACGCGGGCAAGGTGTCGGGGGTTGACGCCCTGGGCGTGGCGCTGGACGAGGCGGATGTCCTGCTGAAGACCTTCAACACGGTTCTGGCCATCGCCCGGCTGCAGGCGGGCGGGGCGCCCGATCCCAAGGTGTTCGACGCCGCTGAATTGGCCACTGACATGGCCGAGCTCTACGAACCCTCGGGCGAGGACAAGGGGCTGGAGTTCTCTTCCGAGATCGAGAAAGGGCTGATGATCGAGGGCAACCAGCCCTTCCTGGCGCAGGCGCTCGCCAACATCATCGACAACGCCATCAAGTACACGCCGTCGGGCGGGGCGGTGAAGTTCCGCGCGCGGCGGCGGTCGTCGGGCGAGATCGAGTTTTCCGTCACCGACACCGGGCCGGGCGTGCCGGACGAGGACCGCGAGCGGGTGCTGCAACGCTTTGTCCGGCTGGATAACAGCCGTACCGAGGCGGGGTCCGGTCTGGGTCTGTCGCTGGTGACGGCGGTGGCCGAGGCCCACGGCGGGCGGGTGCAGCTGGATGAGGGGCCGGGGGCCTATGGCGGGCAGGGACCGGGGCTGCGGGTGGCCCTGGTCCTGCCCCCAGCCAGTGGGACGGCGACCTGATGAGCGACACGCTGGGGTCGAGGCTGAAGCCGTGCGGGCCGGTGCGCCATGCGGAGGCGGCGGGCCGCATCCATGAGCGGCTGGTCGAGGCGGCGGAGGCGAACGGCTGGCGCGCGACGCTGGACGGGGCCTGGGGCGCGCTGGAGCCTGTGTTTGCGGCCTCGCCCTATCTGGCCGGGCTGGCGCGGCGCTGGCCCGAGCGGCTGCGACAGATTCTGGAGACGGCGCCCGAGACGCGGCTGGCTGAAATCCTGGCGGCGACCGAGGCCATCGACGGCCCGGCGGACGAGGCCAGGGCGCCGCTGCGCTGGCTGAAGGCGGAACTGCATCTGCTGACGGCCCTGTCGGACCTCGGCGGGGTTTGGGATCTGGAGGCGGTGACGGGCGCCCTGTCGCGCTTCGCCGACGCCACGGCCCAGGCGGCGCTGCGCTGTCTGGCCCACGACCAGAGGCGGCGCGGCAAGCTGATCTCGGCGGCGGATGATCCGCGCGGGCCGGTGCCCGGCCTCTTCGTCCTGGCCATGGGCAAGGGCGGGGCGTTCGAGCTCAACTATTCCTCGGACATCGACCTGTCGCTCTTCTTCGAGCCGGAGGCGCTGGCCAGCGCCCTGGGCGAGGGCGTGGAGGCGCAGAGCTTCGTCAACCGGCTGGCGCAGGGTCTGGCCAGTCTGCTGAGCGAGCGGACGGCGGACGGCTATGTCTTCCGCGTCGACCTGAGGCTGCGGCCCGACCCGTCCTCGACCCCGCCGGTGGTGGCGGCGCCCATGGCCCTGGCCTACTACGAATCCGTCGGCCAGAACTGGGAGCGGGCGGCCTTCATCAAGGCGCGGGTCTGCGCCGGGGACATGGGCGAGGGGGCGGACTTCCTGAAGGCCCTGGTCCCCTTCGTCTGGCGCCGCAGTCTGGACTATCAGGCCGTGCTCGACATTCAGTCGATCAAGAAACAGATCCATGTCCACAAGACCGGCGAGGGGCTGGACGCGGCGGGCGCCAATCTGAAGCTGGGGCGCGGCGGCATCCGCGAGATCGAGTTCTACGTCCAGACCCAGCAACTGATCCTCGGCGGACGCGACAAGGGGCTGCGCTCCTCGCGGACGCTGGAGGCGCTGGACGCCCTGACCGAGCGCGGCCATGTCTCGGTCGAGGCGCGCGACGAACTGGCGGCGGCCTATGTCGAGTTGCGAGGGCTGGAACACCGGGTGCAGATGCTGGCCGACGAGCAGAGCCACGTCCTGCCGGTCGATCCCGAGCGCCGGGCCGATGTGGCGGCCTTGGACGGGGCCAGCGATCTGGCGGCCTTTGACGCGCGGGTCGAGGCCCTGCTGGTCGGGGTCAACCAACGCTATGGCGAGCTGTTCGAGGGCGGCGAGGAGCTGTCGTCCCCCTACGGCAGTCTGGTCTTCACCGGGGTCGAGAATGATCCGGGGACGCTGGAGACCCTGAAGCGCATGGGCTTTTCCGAGCCCGCGACCGTGTCGGACACGATCCGCAGCTGGCACCACGGGCGCATCCCGGCGACGCGGACGGCGCGGGGGCGCGAGCTGTTCACGCGCCTGGCCCCGCAACTGCTGACGGCGGTGGCCAAGACGGGGGCGCCGGATGCGGCTTTTCGGCGGTTCGCGGTTTTCTTTTCCGGCCTGAGCGCCGGGGTTCAGGTGCAGGCCCTGTTCCTGAACCAGCCGAAGCTGTTCGATCTGGTGGTCGGGGTCATGGCCTTCGCGCCGCGTCTGGCGCGGGCCCTGGGCCGTCAGCCGCAGGCTCTGGACGGCATTCTGGACGCCCGCTTCCTGACGGCGCTGGGCACCGACACGGGTCTGGCCGACCAGGTGGTGCGCGAGGCGCATGAGGCCGGCGACTTCGAAGGCGCCATGAACGCCGTGCGCCGCCTGCACCGGGAGCAGACCTTCCGCATCGGCATGCATGTCGTCACCGGGCGGACCACGGCGGAGCAAGCCGGGCTGACCAATACCTCGCTGGCCGACGCCTGCATGAGGGGTCTGGCGCCGGCGGCTCTGGCCGAGGCCGAGCGGATGGGCGGGGCGTTCGAGGGCGCGGTGGCCGTGGTGGCCCTGGGCAAGGCCGGGTCGCGCGAGATGACGGCGGGGTCGGACCTGGACCTGATGACGGTCTATGCCGCGGCCCCCGAGGCGGTCTCGGCGGGCAAGGGCTGGAGCGCGGATCTGTTCTACGGCCGCTTCACCCAGAGGTTCATCGCCGCCCTGTCGGCGCACACCGCTGAGGGCGGGCTCTATGAGGTGGACATGCGCCTGCGGCCCACCGGGTCCAAGGGGCCTGTGTCGGTTCGGCTGGAGGCGCTGGACGACTATTACGCCACCGAGGCCGAGACCTGGGAGTTCATGGCCCTGACGCGCGGGCGGCTGGTCTGGGCCAGCGACGAGGCCTTCGGTGTGCGGGTCGAGGCGACGCTGGAGGCGGCGCTGCGGCGGCCGCGTCCCGGCGTGGACGTGGCGCGTGACGTGCGGGCGATGCGCGACCTGATGGACCGCGAGCGGCGGCCCAAGGGCTTCTGGGACCTGAAGCTGTCGGCAGGGGCGCAGGTCGACGCCGAGTTCGTGGCCCAGTACCGCCAGCTTTGCGCGGCGGCGGCGGGCGAGCCGCTGACCGTGTCGACGCTGGAGGCGCTGAAGGACGATCCGGTCCTGGCCGACAGCTGGCGCACGCATCAGCAACTGGGGCAGTTGATGGCCTGCGCCTTTGAGGACAAGGGCGACCCGGACGCGGAGCCGGCGGGCTTCCAGCAGCGGTTGGCGGCGACGGTGGGGGCCGCGGACTTCGAGACGCTGAAGGCGCAGTTGATCGATCTGCGGCTGCGGGCGCGGCGGGCCTTTGAGGCGGCGCTGCCGGTGGTGGTGGACTCCGGTCGCGACGGAAACTGATCCGGGCGGCGTTTGATCTCTCGACAGGGATGTTTTCGGGCCAAGGCCCGTGGAGACCATCGAGATGAACAAGACCCTTGGCGGCGTGGCCGCTATCGCCTTTTTGACGGTGTTCGGCGGCGTGGCTGCGGCCCAGACGGCTGCGCCGCAACGTTCGGCGCGCGCCACGGCTCAGCCGGTGACGCAGGCGGACTTTGTGGCGCGCCGGGTGGAGCGTCTGCGCGCCGCCGACGCCAACCGTGACGGCACGGTCACGGCGGAGGAAATGCGCGCCGCCGGTCAGGCCAAGCGCGCCGAGCGCCGCACCGCCATGTTCGACCGTCTGGACGCGAACAAGGACGGCGCCATCAGCCGCGCCGAGTTCGAGGCGCCGCGCGCCGACGGCCAGCGTGCCGGTCGCGGCGAGCGCGGCCCGCGTGCTGAACACGCCGGTCGCGGTCATCGCGGCGGGATGCATCGCGGCGCCCAGCGCATGGGTCGCAACGGCGAAGGCCGGTTCCCCATCGTGATCGCCGAGGCCGAGCAGAAGGCGACCGACGCCTTCACGCGGCTGGATGCGAACCGTGACGGGACGCTGACCGGCGAAGAGCGTCGCGCAGGGATGCAGGCGCGGCGCGCCGAGATGCGCGAGAAGCGTCAGGAGCGGCGTCAGTCGGCCCCTGCGGCGTCGCCTTCGACGCCCGCTTCGGAGTAAGGAAGATGTCGGGGAAGGCGGTGCAGCCGTCGGCCCGTTTCGTGAACGGCGAAAGAGGCTGGATTGGCGAAGACCGCCGACCCCGACGAGGAACTGGTGCGGCGCGTGGGTCAGGGCGACCCCGCGGCGATCCAGGCCATGGTTGCCAGGAAGCTGCCGCGCATGCTGATGCTGGCGCAGCGGATGCTGGGCGATGCGACGGAGGCTGAGGACGTGGCGCAGGAGGCGATGCTGAGAGCCTGGCGTCAGGCGCCGCGCTGGACGCCGGGTCAGGCCAAGTTCGACACCTGGCTGCACCGGGTGGGGCTGAACCTCTGCTATGATCGGCTGCGACGACGGCGCGAGATCGCGACGGAGGCGCCGCCCGACCGGCCTGATGACGGGCCGGCGCCGGACCGGGGCCTGCTGGCCATGGAAACCGGGGCGCGGGTCGAGGCGGCCTTGGCGAAGTTGCCCGAGCGGCAGCGCGAGGCCATCGTCCTGTGTCACTATCAGGAACTGGGAAATATCGAGGCGGCGGAGCTGATGAAGGTCAGCGTCGAGGCCCTGGAGAGCCTGCTGTCGCGTGGACGGCGGGCCTTGCGGACGGCGCTGGCCGATATGGCGCCGAATGCGGCAAGAGCGGCGAATGGGTAAGGCGGGGGCTGGAACCATGACGATGACGTACGAGCGTTTTGAACATCTGGCCGACGCCTATGGCGGCGACCTGCGGCGCTGGCCCGAGGGCGAGCGTGAGGCGGCGCGCGCCCTGCTGGCGAGGGACCCGCGCGCGGCGGGCCTGCTGGCCGAGGCCGACGGGCTGGACGCCCTGCTGGACGCCGCGCCGCGACCGGCGGCGTCGCACGCTCTGCGCGAAGCGGTCATCGCCAGCGCCGCAGGGGCGGGGCTGAAGGCGCGTCGTCGCGGGGCCATCGGGCCTCTGGCCTGGCTGTCGGGCGCCGGTTGGGCGGCGGCGGCCTGCGCCGGGGTGGTGTTCGGGGTCAACCTGACCAGCCATTTGACCGCCGACGTCCAGGCGGACGCGGTGCTTTATCAAGCCAGTCTGACCAGTGCGGACGACACGGAGGTTCTGGGCGGATGACGTCGCGCAGTTTGAAGATCGCCCTGGCCGTGTCGGTCGCCCTGAACATCTTCGCCCTGGCGGCGGGGGGCGCCGTCTGGGTGGCCCGCGACAAGGTCGAGCAAGGCGTCGCCGAGGCGCAGAAGCCGGGACGCAGCCAGCCGGTCTGGGACGTGGTCGAGCGGATGGACCCGGCGGTGCGCGATCAGGTCAAGGCGCAACTGCGGGCCTCGGCCATGCAGGCGCGGCCCGACTTCGAGGAGGCGCGGGCGGCGCGGCGCGAGGCCATCGCCCTGACCGAGGGGGAGAGGTTTGACCCGGTGGCGGTCGCGGCCCTGCTGGAACGCTCGCGGGCCTCGGAGGCACGCGGTCGTTCGCGGCTGGAGACCGGGGCGGTCGCAACCTTGAGCCAGTTGAGCCCCGCCGACCGCAAGGCCCTGGCCCCCATCCTGTCGCGCCACAAGCCGAAGCGGGAGGCGCGCAAGCCCGAGAAGGCCGAGAAGCCGGTCGCGCCTGTGGTGGCGGCGCCGGCAGAGGCGCCGGTCCGCCCGTAATCTTGTCCGTCACCCCGGACGGCCGTCGGGCTGATCCGGGATCCAGGCGTAGGCAGCAGGGCTGAGCACCAAAACCGGATGCTGAAAGCTGCAATGGGTGGAAAGCGGACATCCGTATCAGCCTTGGCTCACCCGTTTCTCGATGAGCCCGCTTCCAAAAACGAGCATTCTGGGCAGTGTGGCTAGGTCAGTATCCGACGCAGGCCCCAAGTGTGTGTCTTGAAGCCACACCTCGCCACCGGATGTCCTCTTGCTCATAGCGCGCTCTTCATCGGAAACCGACTGATGCGCGACAACGACCCAGCGTCCTTTACGGATCGGATCCACTGCGGTGTAGATCAACTCTTGGAAGCCTTTGAGATCTGCTGATCGCGCCGCTTCCACCGAGAGGAAGCGAGTTGATAGCAACCTAATCAGGATCATGTCCTTGAAGTATTTTGATACGAATAGAATTTTCGCGACACCAACCATACTAGCGGTTGGAATAGCGATGACATCCCCCTCAGACACCTTTCTCAAGATTACTCCTCCAAGGCAGCCAGACCCGACTTCTATATGCAACTGATAGACATCCGATTTGATGTCCGCAAAGGGTCGATTGGCGATCTTGGGCGTCAGTTGCAAGGCGGACGTTCAGCGCGGGCAATCTGCGCTCGTTCCTGGCGATGTTCAGGCAAGCGTCGCCGCCTGGATCCCGGATCTTCAGCTCGCGGAGCGAGCCAGCGTTCGGGATGACGGAAGGGTATGCTCACGCCGCTTGCGACTGAACCCGCTGGACGGGGGCGCCGGCGGGGGCCATGGCGCCTTCGGGGGCGTGGATGGGGAGGTCGAACCAGACGGTGGTGCCGTGGCCGGGTTCGCTTTCGATGGTCATCTGGCCGCGATGCAGTTCGATCAGGGACTTGGTGAGGGCGAGGCCCAGGCCGGTGCCTTGCGTGGTCTTGGAGTGCTGGCCCTCGACCTGTTCGAAGGGCTGGGCCAGGCGGTCCAGGTCGGCGGCGTTGATGCCGATGCCGGTGTCGGTGACGGAGACGCGGACATGGTCGGCGTCCTGGGCCGCGACGGTGACGGTGACGGCGCCGCCCTCGGGCGTGAACTTCACCGCGTTGGAGATCAGGTTCAGCAGCACCTGTTTCAGGCCGCGATGGTCGGCTTCGATCTGAATCGCGTCGGGGGCGACCAGGCCGAGTGTCAGGCCGGACTCCATCGCCTTGCCGCGCATCAGGCGGATGGCGTCGTTGCACAGGCCGTTCAGCGACACGGGCTCATAGTGCAGGGTCAGCTTGCCGGCCTCGATCTTGGCCATGTCGAGGATGTCGTTGATCAGGCTGAGCAGGTGCTGGCCCGACTGGTGGATGTCGGCGGCGTAGCCCTTGTAGCGGCGGTCGCCGAGGGGGCCGAACATCTCGCCGGCCATGATCTCGGAGAAGCCGTTGATGGCGTTCAGCGGGGTGCGCAGTTCGTGGCTCATGTTGGCCAGGAACTCGGACTTGGCCTGGTTGGCGGCCTCGGCGCGGGTCATGGCGACCTCGTACTTGCGAGCCAGCAGCGACAGCTTGGCCTCGCGGTCCTCCAGTGCGGCGACCATGCCGCGCAGTTCGTCGGCGGCGCGGCGGCGCTCGGCCTCCTGACGGCGGATGACGGTGATGTCCGCGGCGATGACCACGGTGCCGCCGTCGCCGGTGAAGCGTTCGGCCATCTGCAGCCAGCGACCGTCCTTCAGCTCGACCTCGCGCACGCCCGCGCGACCGCTGGCGGAGGGGTGCTCGGCCTTGATGGCTTCGGCGGCGATCTGATTGAGGGCGTCCTTCTGGGCGCCGCGCACGACCACGCCGGGGGGGAAGGCGAAGGCGTCCTGGAAGGCCTGGTTCCACAGGATCAGCCGGCCCTTGCGGTCGAACAGGACGAAGGCGTCCGAGACGCTTTCGATGCCGTCGCGCAGACGGTTCTCGGCGGCCTGGGCCTGGGCCTTGGAGCGGCGGGCCTCGGTGATGTCCAGCGCCACGCCCAGCAGGCTGGTGAAGCCGGCGTCGCGACGCGGCTGGCGCGACTGGCCGCGCGCGTCGATCCAGCGGATGCCGCCGCCCTTCAGCGGCACGGGGAAGGTGACGTCGAAGACGCCGTCGGCGGCGGCCCTGTCGAGGGCGTCCACCAGGGTTTCGCGATAGCGGGGATGGACCTTCTCGATCAGGGCCTGGGTGGTCAGGGCCAGGCCGGGCTCGACCTCCAGCATGGCGGCCATGTAGTCGGACAGGACCACCTCGCCGCGCGCCAGATCCCATTCCCAGACGCCGCAGCGGGCGGCCTCGACAGCGACGCGGAAGCGGCGCTCGGTGTCGGCCCACTGACGGCCGGCGCGCGTCTGACGCCAGTTCTGCACCGCCAGCACGGCCAGCATCAGCAGGACCAGCAGCAGGGGGGCGGCCAGCATCCAGGCGTCATCCAGCCAGGCGGACAGGCCGCCAGTAGCGGGCATGGCGGCGACGACGGCGTGGCCGGAGGCGCCGACAGGGGCGGCGGCGCGCAGTTGCAGCCGTCCGTCGGCGTCCTTGACCGGGCGGATGGCGCCGGCCTCAGCCTCGGACGGCGCCTGCCCGGCGGCGACGACGGTGAGGCTGGCGCCGTCCAGTTCGGCCTTGATCGCGGGCAGGGGGGTGCGGGCGACGACGGCGCGTCCGTCCTTGAGCGGGCGGCGGATCAGAAGGGCGTCGTCGTGCAGGGCGTAGGCGGAAGAGGACCGGCTCGAGGCCTCGGTCTTGCCGCCGACGGCGGCCAGGACCTGTCCGGCCGCATCGGTGATGACGAAGCTGGCCTGGGGCGCGACGACGCGG
Coding sequences within it:
- a CDS encoding ATP-binding protein — its product is MQGKERRSYQPGRRASDQTTRGHLPWVRALLLAAALVITAYALLVIRDDSRPQREADAVRVEALRLDARRAAGQVAARLALTDSALNLVARDLAEHPAQAIEALDRARVVAPQASFVITDAAGQVLAAVGGKTEASSRSSSAYALHDDALLIRRPLKDGRAVVARTPLPAIKAELDGASLTVVAAGQAPSEAEAGAIRPVKDADGRLQLRAAAPVGASGHAVVAAMPATGGLSAWLDDAWMLAAPLLLVLLMLAVLAVQNWRQTRAGRQWADTERRFRVAVEAARCGVWEWDLARGEVVLSDYMAAMLEVEPGLALTTQALIEKVHPRYRETLVDALDRAAADGVFDVTFPVPLKGGGIRWIDARGQSRQPRRDAGFTSLLGVALDITEARRSKAQAQAAENRLRDGIESVSDAFVLFDRKGRLILWNQAFQDAFAFPPGVVVRGAQKDALNQIAAEAIKAEHPSASGRAGVREVELKDGRWLQMAERFTGDGGTVVIAADITVIRRQEAERRRAADELRGMVAALEDREAKLSLLARKYEVAMTRAEAANQAKSEFLANMSHELRTPLNAINGFSEIMAGEMFGPLGDRRYKGYAADIHQSGQHLLSLINDILDMAKIEAGKLTLHYEPVSLNGLCNDAIRLMRGKAMESGLTLGLVAPDAIQIEADHRGLKQVLLNLISNAVKFTPEGGAVTVTVAAQDADHVRVSVTDTGIGINAADLDRLAQPFEQVEGQHSKTTQGTGLGLALTKSLIELHRGQMTIESEPGHGTTVWFDLPIHAPEGAMAPAGAPVQRVQSQAA